The DNA segment tatatatatatatatttatacatatatacatatatacatttatacatatatacatttatacatacatatgtacatatatttattcacataaatatatttatattttcatttttacgttttatatttgtttgtggtttttttttttttttttttttttttaataatgaCGAAAAGTTCGAAAGATATATGTAGTGAGAATGAGGGAAAGAAGAATGGAAAGAGCGGATTTTTTAGTACATCctttaaatatgtattatcAGCATGCATAgcatcatttatatttggTTATCAAGTGAGTGTATTAAATACAATAAAGAATTTTATAGTTGTAGAATTTGAATGGTGTAAAGGAGAAACGGATCGATTGAATTGTTCCAATAATACTATTCAGAGTTCATTTTTGTTAGCATCAGTATTTATAGGTGCTGTGTTAGGATGTGGTTTTTCTGGTTATTTAGTACAATTTGGAAGAAGgttatcattattaataatatataattttttctttttagTAAGTATTTTAACCTCCATTACTCATCATTTCCatacaatattatttgCTCGTTTGTTAAGTGGTTTTGGTATAGGGTTAGTTACAGTAAGTGTTCCTATGTATATATCCGAGATGACACATAAAGATAAGAAGGGTGCGTATGGTGTAATGCATCAGTTATTTATAACATTCGGTATATTTGTAGCCGTTATGTTAGGTTTAGCTATGGGTGAGGGCCCTAAGGCTGATTCGACTGAGCCATTAACTTCGTTTGCTAAATTATGGTGGAGGcttatgtttttatttccttCTGTTATATCGTTAATAGGTATATTTGCTTTAgttgttttttttaaagaagaaacaccatattttctttttgaGAAAGGGAGAATTGAAGAATCCAAAAacattttgaaaaaaatttatgaaACAGATAATGTGGATGAACCACTGAATGCTATAAAAGAAGCTGTTGAACAAAATGAGTCAGCAAAGAAAAAttctttatctttattatcaGCATTAAAAATCCCATCATATAGatatgttataatattagGATGTTTGTTATCTGGTTTACAACAATTTACAGGTATAAATGTTTTAGTGTCTAATTCgaatgaattatataaagaatttttAGATAGTCATTTAATAACCATATTAAGTGTTGTAATGACAGCAGtgaattttttaatgaCTTTCCCAGCAATATATGTTGTAGAAAAATTAGGAAGGAAAACCTTATTACTATGGGGCTGTGTAGGAGTTTTAGTTGCCTATTTACCTACAGCAATAGCcaatgaaataaataaaaattctACTTTTGTTAAAACACTTTCTATCGTAGCAACGTTTGTTATGATCATTTCTTTTGCTGTTTCTTATGGACCAGTTTTATGGATTTATTTACATGAAATGTTTCCATCAGAAATAAAAGATAGTGCTGCAAGTTTAGCATCATTAGTTAATTGGGTTTGTGCAATTATTGTTGTCTTCCCATcagatattattattaagaaATCCCCTTCGATTCTTTTCATAGTTTTTTCAGTAATGTCAATTTTAACcttcttctttatttttttctttatcaaAGAAACTAAAGGAGGTGAAATAGGAACAAGTCCATACATAACTATGGAGGAGCGACAAAAGCATATGACCAAGTCGGTTgtatgatatatatatatatatatatataaaatatactacaagtcatatataatatatataatatatattatatatattatatatattatatatttatttgaaaCATTATCCAATCGACATTTATTccattatttaaaataataaggaCACAATGTATAAATAACGGATGGTAAATATCAATGAActgtatttatttatttatttaattattattttattttattttattttattttattttttatttatttatgtttactttattatatatttttactttaATGTTATAcagtatatataaaagaaaaaaaaaatacagcatacattaaaatattatatatatattaaatgtataattG comes from the Plasmodium reichenowi strain SY57 chromosome Unknown, whole genome shotgun sequence genome and includes:
- a CDS encoding hexose transporter, encoding MTKSSKDICSENEGKKNGKSGFFSTSFKYVLSACIASFIFGYQVSVLNTIKNFIVVEFEWCKGETDRLNCSNNTIQSSFLLASVFIGAVLGCGFSGYLVQFGRRLSLLIIYNFFFLVSILTSITHHFHTILFARLLSGFGIGLVTVSVPMYISEMTHKDKKGAYGVMHQLFITFGIFVAVMLGLAMGEGPKADSTEPLTSFAKLWWRLMFLFPSVISLIGIFALVVFFKEETPYFLFEKGRIEESKNILKKIYETDNVDEPLNAIKEAVEQNESAKKNSLSLLSALKIPSYRYVIILGCLLSGLQQFTGINVLVSNSNELYKEFLDSHLITILSVVMTAVNFLMTFPAIYVVEKLGRKTLLLWGCVGVLVAYLPTAIANEINKNSTFVKTLSIVATFVMIISFAVSYGPVLWIYLHEMFPSEIKDSAASLASLVNWVCAIIVVFPSDIIIKKSPSILFIVFSVMSILTFFFIFFFIKETKGGEIGTSPYITMEERQKHMTKSVV